One window of Aliarcobacter lanthieri genomic DNA carries:
- a CDS encoding type I restriction endonuclease subunit R, protein MSDVGQNERATQNRVVKLISKKLGYKYLGDFQDRANNQNIEKEILKKWLLSRGVSEALYTKVERQIEQSIALGGGRKLYEANKEFYSLLRYGVKDKENQNDKNETVWLIDWKNIDHNEFAIAEEVTIKGQNTKRPDIVLYVNGIALGVLELKRSKVGVTEGIRQNLDNQKATFIRDFFATIQLIMAGNASQGLRYGTIETTEKYYLSWKEENPYYNSKIDSKDKKYLSALEFGCDGEAVSGILDFDIIRLLNKKRFLELIHDFIVYDSGTKKTCRQNQYFGIKKAQEHIAKREGGIIWHTQGSGKSLTMVWLAKWIRENVQKSRVLIITDRTELDQQIEKVFTGVEEQIYRTKSGRDLIGVLNDSKEWLMCSLVHKFGTDEKKSSEATDEYIKELQSMLPKDFSAKGELFVFVDECHRTQSGQLHDAMKKILPNAMFIGFTGTPLLKDDKQKSIEVFGGYIHTYKFDEAVKDGVVLDLQYEARDIDQYIGNQKKIDEWFDLKTKDLSDVAKAQLKQKWGTMQKVLSSKQRLDLIVQDILLDMERKPRLIDGRGNAMLVSDSIYNACQFYELFEQTDLKGKTAIVTSYVPSEADIKGEESGEGKTEAIRKYEIYRKMLANYFEIDENEASKKVDEFEKQVKEKFSKEPGQMRLLIVVDKLLTGFDAPSATYLYIDKQLKDHGLFQAICRVNRLDGEDKEYGYIIDYKDLFHKLEGAVEDYTSGALDGYEKEDIQGLLTDRLKKSKERLEEARESIKALCEAVNEPKNELDYQRYFCGDTSNKDALKENEQKRIALYKFTVSLIRAYANLANEFSEAGYSKNEFETIKKEVIYYTNIRDLIKNSSGDYIDLKKYEADMRRLIDTYIKADDSEVVATFEDMGIIELLVNNSSDDFEKKIPKGMNQTKESMAESIENNVRKLIIDESPTNPKYYEKMSELLDALIKERKENAIEYKKYLEKIKDLAKQSKPKGNHTSGNYPKDINTSGKRALYDNLEQNEDLVLRLDTVLEISITDNWIGNKIKEKKVRKSIALIIDNEEQIDKIMNIIKEQDEYK, encoded by the coding sequence ATGAGTGATGTAGGACAAAATGAAAGAGCAACCCAAAATCGTGTAGTAAAACTTATTTCTAAAAAACTAGGTTATAAATATCTTGGAGATTTTCAAGATAGAGCAAATAATCAAAATATAGAAAAAGAGATACTAAAAAAGTGGCTTTTAAGTCGTGGAGTTAGTGAAGCTTTATATACAAAAGTTGAGCGACAAATAGAACAATCTATTGCTTTAGGTGGTGGAAGAAAATTATATGAAGCAAATAAAGAGTTCTACTCACTTTTAAGATATGGTGTAAAAGATAAAGAAAATCAAAATGATAAAAATGAAACAGTATGGCTAATTGATTGGAAAAATATTGATCATAATGAATTTGCAATTGCTGAAGAAGTAACAATTAAAGGGCAAAATACAAAAAGACCTGATATTGTACTTTATGTAAATGGAATAGCATTAGGAGTACTTGAATTAAAACGCTCAAAAGTAGGGGTAACTGAAGGTATTAGACAAAATCTTGATAATCAAAAAGCTACTTTTATTAGAGATTTTTTTGCTACTATTCAACTTATAATGGCAGGTAATGCCTCTCAAGGTTTAAGATATGGAACTATTGAAACTACTGAAAAATATTATCTTAGTTGGAAAGAAGAAAATCCTTACTATAACTCAAAAATAGACTCTAAAGATAAAAAATATTTAAGTGCTTTAGAGTTTGGATGTGATGGAGAAGCAGTAAGTGGAATTTTAGATTTTGACATCATAAGATTACTGAATAAAAAAAGATTTTTAGAACTAATTCATGATTTTATAGTTTATGATAGTGGAACTAAAAAAACTTGCAGACAAAATCAATATTTTGGAATAAAAAAAGCTCAAGAACATATAGCTAAAAGAGAAGGTGGAATTATTTGGCATACTCAAGGAAGTGGTAAATCACTTACTATGGTGTGGTTAGCTAAATGGATTAGAGAAAATGTACAAAAATCAAGAGTTTTAATCATCACAGATAGAACAGAATTAGACCAACAAATAGAAAAAGTATTTACAGGAGTTGAAGAACAAATTTATAGAACAAAAAGTGGAAGAGATTTAATTGGTGTTTTAAATGACTCAAAAGAGTGGTTGATGTGTTCACTTGTTCATAAATTTGGAACAGATGAGAAAAAGTCAAGTGAAGCAACAGATGAATATATAAAAGAGCTTCAAAGTATGCTTCCAAAAGATTTTAGTGCTAAAGGCGAACTTTTTGTATTTGTAGATGAGTGTCATAGAACACAATCAGGACAATTACATGATGCTATGAAAAAAATCTTACCTAATGCCATGTTTATAGGTTTTACAGGAACACCACTTTTAAAAGATGATAAACAAAAAAGTATAGAAGTATTTGGTGGATATATTCATACTTATAAATTTGATGAAGCTGTAAAAGATGGAGTTGTTCTTGATTTGCAATATGAAGCAAGAGATATAGACCAATATATTGGTAATCAAAAGAAAATTGATGAATGGTTTGATTTAAAAACTAAAGATTTATCAGATGTCGCAAAAGCACAATTAAAACAAAAGTGGGGAACTATGCAAAAAGTTCTCTCTTCAAAACAAAGACTTGATTTAATTGTTCAAGATATATTATTAGATATGGAAAGAAAACCTAGACTTATTGATGGTAGAGGTAATGCAATGCTTGTATCTGATAGTATTTACAATGCTTGCCAATTTTATGAATTGTTTGAACAAACAGACCTAAAAGGTAAAACAGCAATAGTTACAAGTTATGTTCCATCGGAAGCAGATATAAAAGGCGAAGAAAGTGGTGAGGGGAAAACAGAAGCTATAAGAAAATATGAAATATATCGAAAAATGTTAGCTAACTATTTTGAAATAGATGAAAATGAAGCATCTAAAAAAGTAGATGAATTTGAAAAACAAGTAAAAGAGAAATTTAGCAAAGAACCTGGGCAAATGAGATTATTGATAGTTGTTGATAAACTTCTAACTGGATTTGATGCTCCAAGTGCTACATATCTTTATATAGATAAACAATTAAAAGACCATGGATTATTTCAAGCTATTTGTAGAGTAAATAGACTTGATGGTGAAGATAAAGAGTATGGATATATTATAGATTATAAAGATTTATTTCATAAATTAGAAGGTGCAGTTGAAGATTATACAAGTGGTGCATTAGATGGATATGAGAAAGAAGATATTCAAGGTTTACTTACAGATAGACTTAAAAAATCTAAAGAGAGATTAGAAGAAGCAAGAGAAAGTATAAAAGCTTTATGTGAAGCTGTAAATGAACCAAAAAATGAATTGGACTATCAACGATATTTTTGTGGTGATACAAGTAATAAAGATGCTTTAAAAGAGAATGAACAAAAAAGAATAGCACTTTATAAATTTACAGTTAGTCTAATCAGGGCTTATGCAAATTTAGCAAATGAATTTAGTGAAGCTGGATATTCTAAAAATGAGTTTGAAACTATAAAAAAAGAAGTAATATACTATACAAATATTAGAGATTTAATCAAAAATTCAAGTGGTGATTATATTGATTTGAAAAAATATGAAGCTGATATGAGAAGATTGATTGATACTTATATAAAAGCTGATGATAGTGAAGTTGTTGCAACATTTGAAGATATGGGGATTATCGAATTACTTGTAAATAATAGTAGTGATGATTTTGAGAAAAAGATTCCAAAAGGTATGAATCAAACAAAAGAATCAATGGCTGAAAGTATAGAAAATAATGTTAGAAAACTTATTATTGATGAATCACCAACAAATCCAAAATATTATGAAAAAATGTCTGAACTTCTTGATGCACTTATTAAAGAGAGAAAAGAAAATGCAATCGAATATAAAAAATATTTAGAAAAAATAAAAGATTTAGCAAAACAATCTAAACCAAAAGGAAATCATACTTCGGGAAATTATCCAAAAGATATAAATACAAGTGGTAAAAGAGCATTGTATGATAATTTAGAGCAAAATGAGGATTTAGTATTGAGATTAGATACAGTTTTAGAAATAAGTATTACAGATAACTGGATTGGTAATAAAATAAAAGAGAAAAAGGTTCGAAAATCAATAGCACTTATAATTGATAACGAAGAACAAATAGATAAAATTATGAATATTATAAAAGAGCAAGATGAGTATAAATAG
- a CDS encoding M48 family metallopeptidase, giving the protein MSINSFSNIVVSGLEIVIERKDIKNLHIGVYPPNGKIRVATPIKLNDEAVRLAVISRLSWIKKQQQSFLKQPRQTKREMVSGESHYLFGKRYLLDVKYENTKHSIIKKHSKLLISVKENTTRENRLKVLEKYYREHLTIELEKFIEKWKNIIGVNIDSWKIQKMKTKWGSCNIEDKRLLFNLELAKVPVECIEYIVVHEMIHLQERHHNDNFKALMDKYIIDWESRKERLKQCPIGY; this is encoded by the coding sequence ATGAGTATAAATAGTTTTAGTAATATCGTTGTTAGTGGATTAGAAATAGTCATTGAACGAAAAGATATAAAAAATCTTCATATTGGAGTATATCCTCCAAATGGGAAAATTAGAGTAGCAACTCCTATAAAACTAAATGATGAAGCTGTAAGACTTGCTGTTATATCAAGATTATCTTGGATTAAAAAACAACAACAAAGTTTTTTAAAACAACCAAGACAAACAAAAAGAGAAATGGTATCGGGAGAGAGTCATTATCTTTTTGGAAAAAGATATTTATTAGATGTTAAATATGAAAATACAAAGCATTCAATAATAAAAAAACATTCTAAATTATTAATATCTGTAAAAGAGAATACAACAAGAGAAAATAGACTTAAGGTACTTGAAAAATATTATAGAGAACATTTAACTATTGAACTTGAAAAGTTTATAGAAAAATGGAAAAATATAATAGGTGTTAATATAGACTCATGGAAAATTCAAAAAATGAAAACAAAGTGGGGAAGTTGTAATATTGAGGATAAACGATTACTTTTTAATCTTGAATTGGCAAAAGTACCAGTAGAGTGTATAGAATATATTGTAGTACATGAAATGATACATTTACAAGAAAGACATCACAATGATAATTTTAAAGCTTTAATGGATAAATACATAATTGATTGGGAAAGTAGAAAAGAGCGTTTAAAACAGTGTCCTATAGGTTATTAA
- a CDS encoding helix-turn-helix domain-containing protein: MKHIDDISETYINDFHKIIGQNVKRLRKEKGISQLDLSHRIGHKSVSIISCAEINHKNNHFNIEHLLKIAYVLEVDVCEFFREEK, translated from the coding sequence TTGAAACATATCGACGATATAAGTGAAACTTATATAAATGATTTTCATAAAATAATTGGTCAAAATGTCAAAAGATTAAGAAAAGAAAAAGGTATTAGCCAATTAGACTTATCCCATAGAATTGGGCATAAGTCAGTAAGTATCATATCTTGTGCAGAGATAAATCATAAAAATAACCATTTTAATATAGAACACCTACTAAAAATAGCTTATGTTCTTGAAGTTGATGTTTGTGAGTTTTTTAGGGAAGAGAAATAA
- a CDS encoding helix-turn-helix domain-containing protein has product MDFYELGKELATLRKSKNISQQAISKDLNISRATISNFELGTSSDIGLKKVLQIIDYLGYEINLKEKSPFPVFEDVVNG; this is encoded by the coding sequence ATGGATTTTTATGAATTAGGAAAAGAGTTAGCAACTTTACGAAAAAGTAAGAATATATCTCAACAAGCTATTTCAAAAGATTTGAATATCTCAAGAGCAACTATTAGTAATTTTGAATTAGGTACAAGTTCTGATATAGGATTAAAAAAAGTTTTACAGATAATTGATTACTTAGGATATGAAATAAATCTAAAGGAAAAATCACCTTTTCCTGTTTTTGAGGATGTTGTAAATGGATAA
- a CDS encoding type II toxin-antitoxin system HipA family toxin, which yields MDKLNIKVDLSNIGKLVKENDEFIFLYTSENIKDFISLIMPVRQKPYIHNKLHPIFEMHLPEGYLLSIIKKHFSKLQKTDDFGLLNIMSSSINGRISYETDFIKVANNLTLDDLLHPKSDTLFDELVNKFALNSALSGVQPKVLATIENKATLKIDDYIVKSWGEDYQELALNEYYCMKIVKLANIEVPEFFISDDEKLFIMKRFDKIEDRYIGFEDMCVLMGKQRDDKYEGSLEQIVKTIKTFVSSQHKKSSLVQFFKMTYLNYRLKNGDAHLKNFGLIYNGIDDIKLAPAYDVVSTVVYIKNDIPALLLLGSKKWWDRKYLEKFGIQTCSLTQKEVENAISQCENTINIVRDELLERLKVEKNKNKIEVLQKLIEVIN from the coding sequence ATGGATAAATTAAATATAAAAGTAGATTTAAGTAATATAGGAAAATTAGTAAAAGAGAATGATGAGTTTATATTTTTATATACAAGTGAGAATATAAAAGATTTTATCTCTTTGATTATGCCTGTTCGTCAAAAGCCATATATTCATAATAAACTTCACCCAATTTTTGAAATGCATTTACCAGAAGGATATTTATTATCTATTATTAAAAAACATTTTTCAAAGCTTCAAAAAACTGATGATTTTGGGCTTTTAAATATAATGTCAAGCTCTATAAATGGAAGAATATCTTATGAAACAGATTTTATAAAAGTTGCAAATAATCTGACTTTAGATGATTTACTTCATCCTAAAAGTGATACTTTATTTGATGAACTTGTAAACAAATTTGCATTAAATTCAGCTCTTAGTGGAGTTCAACCAAAGGTATTAGCAACTATTGAAAATAAGGCTACTTTAAAAATTGATGATTATATTGTTAAATCTTGGGGAGAGGATTATCAAGAATTAGCTTTGAATGAATATTACTGTATGAAAATAGTAAAACTTGCGAATATTGAAGTTCCAGAATTTTTTATTTCTGATGATGAAAAACTTTTTATTATGAAACGATTTGATAAAATTGAAGATAGGTATATTGGATTTGAAGATATGTGTGTGCTAATGGGTAAACAAAGAGACGATAAATATGAAGGTTCTCTTGAACAAATAGTAAAAACTATAAAAACATTTGTTTCTTCACAACATAAAAAATCTTCTTTGGTACAATTTTTTAAAATGACTTATTTAAATTATAGATTAAAAAATGGTGATGCTCATTTAAAAAATTTTGGATTAATTTATAATGGTATAGATGATATAAAATTAGCTCCTGCCTATGATGTTGTATCAACTGTAGTTTACATAAAAAATGATATTCCAGCTCTTTTATTACTTGGTAGTAAAAAATGGTGGGATAGAAAATATCTTGAGAAATTTGGTATTCAAACTTGTTCTTTGACTCAAAAAGAAGTAGAAAATGCGATTTCTCAATGTGAAAATACTATAAATATAGTCAGAGATGAACTTTTAGAAAGATTGAAAGTAGAAAAAAATAAAAATAAAATAGAAGTTTTACAGAAATTAATAGAAGTTATCAATTAA
- a CDS encoding tyrosine-type recombinase/integrase: MDTLEEKTLPFKIKLEAGDKRAQGMYILLKPSEEKYTAKGVTATPNQNYKIEIAVEAIYKNKRCRGKKVFNITKGTSIIRAVESMISKRNEMIAILKEKGTLKTENIKLPKIDPKDRSFKNVYQAWINVKKIDKRANTIRVYEVCYKNYLSKTFDKMLIDDITETHIQNLINEAIEKKKKPTTIKTIKVVMQPILEVNDIMLNWKKIVFPKHTGERKFKGSDEDALKIAKALLTYEHPIMRGIFSFLLTGRRVNEVLQLKHEHINYKDNTFTIVAENSKNKKEHTFKLLPILYKAIKEQKTTTGRIFPMGRDNTIYHFKKCMRSIDIHNMVMHDLRSMVGVVSLRNGADIFSVSKMLSHTNLSTTQRSYLTDGSELALKAQSTIEMLINDEKIINVEIEDDKFLAIKNLYPNATEEQIKKAISILEIN, encoded by the coding sequence ATGGATACTTTAGAAGAAAAAACCTTACCATTTAAAATTAAGTTAGAAGCTGGTGATAAAAGAGCTCAAGGGATGTATATTCTTTTAAAACCAAGTGAAGAAAAATATACTGCTAAAGGTGTAACAGCTACACCAAATCAAAATTATAAAATTGAAATAGCGGTTGAAGCTATATATAAAAATAAAAGATGTAGGGGTAAAAAAGTTTTTAATATTACAAAAGGAACATCTATTATTAGAGCTGTTGAAAGTATGATTTCAAAACGAAATGAAATGATTGCAATATTAAAAGAAAAAGGTACTTTAAAAACAGAGAATATAAAATTACCTAAAATAGATCCAAAAGATAGAAGTTTTAAAAATGTGTATCAAGCTTGGATAAATGTTAAAAAAATTGATAAAAGGGCTAACACCATAAGAGTTTATGAAGTTTGTTATAAAAACTATTTATCTAAAACTTTTGACAAAATGCTTATTGATGATATAACAGAAACTCATATACAAAATTTAATAAATGAAGCTATAGAAAAAAAGAAAAAGCCAACAACAATTAAAACTATTAAAGTAGTTATGCAACCTATTCTTGAAGTTAATGATATAATGCTTAATTGGAAAAAAATTGTATTTCCTAAACATACGGGAGAAAGAAAGTTTAAAGGTAGTGATGAAGATGCACTTAAAATAGCTAAAGCCCTATTAACATATGAACATCCAATCATGAGAGGAATATTCTCTTTTTTACTTACAGGAAGAAGAGTTAATGAAGTTCTACAGCTAAAACACGAACATATTAACTATAAAGATAATACTTTTACAATAGTTGCTGAAAATTCAAAAAATAAAAAAGAACATACATTTAAGTTATTACCCATTTTATATAAAGCAATTAAAGAGCAAAAAACAACAACTGGAAGAATTTTTCCTATGGGTAGAGATAATACAATTTATCATTTTAAAAAATGTATGAGAAGTATTGATATACATAATATGGTTATGCATGATTTAAGAAGTATGGTAGGAGTAGTTTCACTAAGAAATGGTGCAGATATATTTTCAGTTTCAAAGATGCTGTCTCATACTAATCTAAGTACAACTCAGCGTTCTTATCTTACTGATGGCTCAGAATTAGCATTAAAAGCTCAATCAACCATTGAAATGCTAATTAATGATGAAAAAATAATAAATGTTGAAATTGAAGATGATAAATTTTTAGCTATAAAAAATCTTTATCCAAATGCAACAGAAGAACAAATAAAAAAAGCAATAAGTATTTTAGAAATTAATTGA
- the rseP gene encoding RIP metalloprotease RseP, whose amino-acid sequence MGTITFILVLSFLVFFHELGHFLAAKYFGVKVEKFSIGFGKAIYSKYWAGTTWQFAMIPLGGYVQMKGQDDSKPTLVENGEDSYNTKKPWQRIIILFAGPFANFILAAILYFTIALMGANTWAAQIGTVQENSPAFYAGLMKNDEIIRINDKDIKSWDEIGKIITTTQGSLQFFVKRDNQILVKTIAPHISDSQNMFNEKIQKRMIGISPSGKIITLQLNISQALVYAYEKTIFASTMIFQGVQKLISGIIPSSEIGGVITIGKVISDASENSFIALLTITALISVNLGVLNLLPIPALDGGHIMFNLYEMITRRKPSEQVFMFLTIMGWLILGCLMLLGIYNDINRLFLNG is encoded by the coding sequence TTGGGTACTATTACTTTTATATTAGTTTTATCTTTTTTAGTTTTTTTCCATGAATTAGGACACTTCTTAGCAGCAAAATATTTTGGAGTGAAAGTTGAAAAGTTTTCAATAGGATTTGGTAAAGCTATATATTCAAAATATTGGGCAGGTACAACTTGGCAATTTGCTATGATACCACTTGGTGGATATGTTCAAATGAAAGGACAAGATGATTCAAAACCAACTTTAGTTGAAAATGGAGAGGATTCATATAATACTAAAAAACCTTGGCAAAGAATAATTATACTTTTTGCTGGACCTTTTGCAAACTTTATTTTAGCTGCCATTCTTTATTTTACAATTGCATTAATGGGAGCAAATACTTGGGCTGCACAAATAGGAACTGTTCAAGAAAATTCTCCTGCTTTTTATGCTGGACTTATGAAAAATGATGAAATAATAAGAATAAATGATAAAGATATAAAATCTTGGGATGAAATAGGAAAAATTATCACAACAACACAAGGTTCATTACAATTTTTTGTAAAAAGAGATAATCAAATATTAGTAAAAACTATAGCACCTCATATTAGTGATAGTCAGAACATGTTTAATGAAAAAATTCAAAAAAGGATGATAGGAATATCTCCTTCTGGAAAGATAATAACATTACAATTAAATATTTCTCAAGCTTTAGTTTATGCTTATGAAAAAACTATATTTGCTTCAACTATGATTTTTCAAGGTGTTCAGAAATTAATTTCTGGAATTATACCATCTAGTGAGATTGGAGGAGTTATAACTATTGGAAAAGTTATATCAGATGCTAGTGAAAATTCTTTTATAGCACTTCTTACAATAACTGCATTAATTTCAGTTAATCTAGGAGTTTTAAATCTTTTACCAATTCCAGCTCTTGATGGTGGTCATATAATGTTTAATTTATACGAAATGATTACTAGAAGAAAACCAAGTGAACAAGTTTTTATGTTTTTAACAATTATGGGATGGTTAATTTTAGGATGCTTAATGCTTCTTGGAATTTACAATGATATTAATAGATTATTTTTAAATGGATAA
- the pgsA gene encoding CDP-diacylglycerol--glycerol-3-phosphate 3-phosphatidyltransferase, which produces MPKSLNLPNTLALFRIALAPLMLWFFIDRENPIFSSWHISWFDYFAGLIFVIASVTDFFDGFIARSWDQMTKLGGILDPLADKMLVLAGFLGLIAIDRASVWAVFLILSREFFITGLRVVAVAEGKDVAATMAGKVKTVVQMFAIGFLIMNWPYATAILWLAVFLTLYSGYEYTRDYFKN; this is translated from the coding sequence ATGCCAAAATCACTAAACCTTCCAAATACTTTAGCTCTATTTAGAATAGCATTAGCTCCACTAATGCTATGGTTTTTTATTGATAGAGAAAATCCTATATTTTCATCTTGGCATATATCTTGGTTTGACTATTTTGCTGGACTTATTTTTGTGATAGCTTCAGTTACAGATTTTTTTGATGGCTTTATTGCGAGAAGTTGGGATCAAATGACAAAATTAGGTGGGATTTTAGATCCTCTTGCTGATAAGATGCTTGTTCTTGCTGGTTTTTTAGGACTTATTGCAATAGATAGAGCAAGTGTTTGGGCTGTATTTTTGATACTTTCAAGAGAATTTTTTATAACAGGACTTAGAGTTGTTGCCGTAGCAGAAGGGAAAGATGTAGCTGCAACAATGGCTGGAAAAGTAAAAACAGTTGTACAAATGTTTGCTATTGGATTTTTAATTATGAACTGGCCTTATGCAACAGCTATATTGTGGCTTGCTGTTTTTTTAACTTTATATTCTGGATATGAATATACAAGAGATTATTTTAAAAATTAA
- a CDS encoding enoyl-ACP reductase has product MSCCNMKGKTLVISGGTKGIGKECVYKFASNGVNVAFTYNSNGEIAQEICKDVETKFGVKCCAYPFNILEPEKYVELFEEIDKDFDRVDFFISNAMIYGRAVVGGYGKFMKLKPRGLNNIYTATVNAFVCGSQQAAKRMQKIGGGAIVSLSSTGNLVYIENYAGHGTNKAAVEAMVRYAANELGEFNIRVNAVSGGPIDTDALKAFTNYEEVKAKTAEYSPLNRIGQPEDLAQSCYFLCTNDASWITGHTLIVDGGTTFR; this is encoded by the coding sequence ATGAGTTGTTGTAATATGAAAGGGAAAACATTAGTAATTTCTGGTGGTACAAAAGGTATTGGTAAAGAGTGTGTTTATAAATTTGCAAGTAATGGTGTAAATGTAGCATTTACATATAATTCAAATGGTGAAATAGCACAAGAAATATGCAAAGATGTTGAAACAAAGTTTGGAGTAAAATGTTGTGCATATCCTTTTAATATCTTAGAACCAGAAAAATACGTTGAACTTTTTGAAGAAATTGATAAAGACTTTGATAGAGTTGATTTCTTTATTTCAAATGCAATGATTTATGGAAGAGCAGTTGTTGGTGGATATGGTAAATTTATGAAATTAAAGCCTAGAGGATTAAATAATATTTATACAGCAACAGTAAATGCTTTTGTATGTGGATCTCAACAAGCAGCAAAAAGAATGCAAAAAATTGGTGGAGGAGCAATAGTTTCATTGTCTTCAACTGGAAATTTAGTATATATTGAAAACTACGCAGGTCATGGAACAAATAAAGCTGCTGTTGAAGCAATGGTTAGATATGCAGCAAATGAACTAGGTGAATTTAATATTAGAGTAAATGCAGTTTCTGGTGGTCCTATTGATACTGATGCCTTAAAAGCATTTACAAATTATGAAGAAGTAAAAGCAAAAACTGCTGAATATTCTCCATTAAATAGAATAGGACAACCTGAAGATTTAGCTCAATCTTGTTATTTCTTATGTACAAATGATGCTTCTTGGATAACTGGGCATACATTGATAGTTGACGGTGGGACAACATTTAGATAA
- the dapA gene encoding 4-hydroxy-tetrahydrodipicolinate synthase: METVIGSMTALVTPFKNGKVDLVKYEQLIKRQIAQGINAVSPVGTTGESATLSHKEHKECIEVAVATCKNSGVRVIAGAGSNATHEACDIAKFAQDIGADGILSIAPYYNKPTQEGLYQHYKAIAQSVDIPFVLYNVPGRTGVDLLPETAIRLFDDIENIKGIKEATGSLERATSIISQRENFVVISGDDSVDFPMLASGAKGIISVTSNLLPNLKSKLVSSALQGDFKTALNIHNELYPLNKVLFCESNPIPIKAAMYLSGLLDSLEFRLPLTEPSIETIKKLEEILIKYEVIK, encoded by the coding sequence ATGGAAACCGTTATTGGCTCAATGACTGCACTTGTTACCCCATTTAAAAATGGAAAAGTAGATTTAGTAAAATATGAACAACTTATTAAAAGACAAATAGCACAAGGTATAAATGCTGTTTCTCCAGTTGGAACAACTGGAGAAAGTGCAACTTTATCTCATAAAGAGCATAAAGAATGTATTGAAGTTGCTGTTGCAACTTGTAAAAACAGTGGAGTTAGAGTTATTGCTGGTGCTGGTTCAAATGCAACTCATGAAGCATGTGATATTGCAAAATTTGCTCAAGATATTGGAGCAGATGGGATTTTATCAATTGCTCCATATTATAATAAACCAACTCAAGAAGGACTTTATCAACACTATAAAGCAATAGCACAATCTGTAGATATCCCTTTTGTTTTATATAATGTTCCAGGAAGAACTGGAGTTGATTTATTACCTGAAACTGCAATTAGGCTATTTGATGATATAGAAAATATTAAAGGTATAAAAGAAGCAACTGGTTCACTAGAACGTGCAACTTCAATAATATCTCAAAGAGAAAATTTTGTTGTAATTTCTGGTGATGATAGTGTAGATTTTCCAATGCTTGCTAGTGGTGCAAAAGGTATAATATCTGTAACTTCAAATTTACTTCCAAATTTAAAGTCAAAACTTGTAAGTAGTGCTTTACAAGGAGATTTTAAAACTGCTTTAAATATCCATAATGAGCTTTATCCTTTAAATAAAGTTCTATTTTGTGAGAGCAATCCAATTCCAATAAAAGCTGCGATGTATTTATCTGGATTATTGGATAGCTTAGAATTTAGGCTTCCATTAACAGAGCCAAGTATAGAAACTATAAAAAAACTAGAAGAAATTTTAATAAAATATGAGGTAATAAAATAA